The following is a genomic window from Amycolatopsis acidiphila.
TCGCCTGCATGGGCGGGTTCCTGTTCCTCAACGCGATCTACCTGCAGAACGTGCGCGGGTACTCGCCGCTGCACGCCGGGCTGCTGACGCTGCCGACCGCGGCGATGATCCTCGCGTTGTCGCCGGTGTCCGGGCGGATCGTCGGCAGCTGGGGTGCGCGGATTCCGCTGATGGCAGGCGGTGGCGGCATCATCGCCGCCGGCCTGCTGCTCACCACCCTGACCGCGCACTCCTCACTGTTGATGCTGGTGGTGACGTACTTCGTGTTCGGCGTCGGGTTCGGCATGGTCAACCCGCCCATCACCAACACCGCGGTGTCCGGGATGCCACGGGAACAGGCCGGGGTCGCGTCGGCGGTCGCGTCGACGAGCCGGGTGACCGGGGGTGCGCTGGGCGTGGCGGTGCTGGGCGCGGTCGTGACGTCGCGGGTGCGGGGTCCGCTCGCGACCGGGTTCGCCCCGGCGAGCCAGGTCGCATGGTGGATCATGGTCGGATGCGGGATCACGGTGCTCGTGCTCGGGTTCGTCACGACGGGAACGTGGGCGCGCCGGACGGCGGCGCGGTTCGTCGAGGGGGAGCTGATCGCGGTGGGCGAGCGGTGAGCGAGACGGCGATCCGCGTGTGGGAGCGGATGCGTGAGCTGGTGGTCGACCGGCACGACCGGCGCAAGGAGGTCGTCGAGCGGCTCGGCATGAGCTTCGTGAAGACCAAGGCGCTCCGGCTGCTGGCGAAGCGGCCGATGACGATGCGCGAGCTGGCCGAGGAGCTGCTGACCGACCGCCCGTACGCGACCGTGCTGGTGGACGACCTGGAGCAGCGCGGGCTGGTGGAGCGCACGGTGCACCCGGACGACCGCCGCTCGAAGATCGTCAGCACGACGGACACCGGCCGCGCCGCGGCCGCCATCGCCACGGAGATCATGGGCAGGCCGCCCGCTTCGCTGCTCGCGCTGCCCGCGGCGGAACTGGCCGCGCTGGACGAGATCCTGGCCCGCGTGGCGGACTAACGCCGCGCGGCGAGGAACACGAGCTCCCGCCCCGGCCTGTCGGGCGCGCCCCGGACCTCCGCGACGGCGAACCCCTGTGCGGTCAGTGCTGCCTCGACCTCGTCCCGGTCGCGGAAGCGCAGGGTCGAGTCGGACGTCAGCACCTGCCCGTCCGAGGCGAAGACGTAGGTCCAGCGGAAGGTCACCAGCGGGAGGCTGAGGTCGACCAGTTCGACCCAGCTCTCGACCGCACCTCCGTCCGGGATCTCAGTGAACCGGTGTGACGCCTCGCGAGTCCAGCCCTCCCAGGCGCGGAAGGCCGGGTCGCGGGTCTCGAACACCAGGTGCCCGCCCGGCCGGAGTGCGGCGTGGATGCCGCGCAGCGTCGCGTCCCAGGCAGCGGGTTCGGCGATCGCCTGTGCGACGTTCGCGGTCATCGTGGCGAGGTCGGCCCGCATCGGCGGGAGGGTGCCGGCGTCGCCGTGGAGCCAGCGGACCCTGCCGGCGCCCGGCTTGGCCCGCGCCACGTCCAGCGAGCCCTTCGCCGGCTCGACCCCGGTCACCCGCCGGCCGTGGTCGGCGAGCAGCAGCGCGAACGTGCCTGTGCCGCAGCCGATGTCGAGCACCTCGTGTGCCGCCAGCTCGTCGGCGATCGCCAGGTAGGCGTCGAGATCGGAGCGATCGGACTCGAGCGCGTCGTAGATCGCGGCGAGCCGCGGATGCTCGAAGACCTCGTCGGCCACGTCAGTCCCCCATCGTCACGATGCGGCAGGCCAGGTGCAGCGCGAGCCGTTCGTCGCGGCGGCCCAGGTCCACGTCCAGCAGCTGCTCGACGCGGGCGATCCGGGCGGCGACGGTGTTGCGGTGCACCCCCAGCACCGCGGCCGTCTCCGCGAGGGAGGACTCCGCGTCGAGGTAGGCCGCCAGGGTGCGCACCAGGTCGCCGGGCGCTTGCCGCAGCGGGGCGACCAGTGCGCGGGCCGCGGGCTCGAAGGTGTCGGTGCGGGTCCATTCGAGCAGCAGCTGCGCCATCCCCAGCTGGTCGACGTGCAGGAAGTGCCCGGCCTCCGGCCTGGTCGCGGCGAGCCGCGCGGCATCGGTCGCCTCCGCGATCGTCGTCGCCAGCCCCTCCGGGCGGGGGTGCGGGCGCCCCACTCCCATGTGCGTGCCGAGTGTCCGGCCGAGGCCCTGGTGCGCCGCGCGCAGGCGGGCCGCGAGCTTCCGCACCCGCGCGGCCGTCGGCTCCTGGTCGAGGGTCAGCCAGCCGGTCCAGCCCTCGCCGTGCTCGACGATCACGGTGTCCTCGGCGCCGAGCGCCCGTACCACCTCACGGGTCCGCGCGACTGTGTCCACTGTGGATGAAGCACCGATGCGGAGACCGATGTGCCATCCGCCGAGCCGCCAGCCCGCGTCCGCGACGCGGCGGCGGAGGTCCGCACCGGGCTCCGCGTCCAGGCGCAGCAGGTCACCGAGCAGCGCGGCCCGCGAGCGGGCGTCCCGTTCCAGCTCCAGCCGGTTCGCCAGCAGCCACCGTTGCACCGCGCCGGCGGCGACCGCCAGCGCGGGCGGCACGATCTCCGCCCGCGCCGCCGCCGTGCCCTTGAGCGCCGCGGCGACCCACAGGCCGGGGCGGGGACGCAGCGCGGGATGGGCGAGCAGCACGCCGTCGTCGAGGTCGATCCGTTGCGCCACCGGCTCGTCGACCCGGACGAGCCGGGCGTCGGCGAGCTCGCCCGCGAACGGCCGGCCACGGTCGTCGAGCAGCGCGACGGGGGAACGCAGCAGGTCCCGGAGCACGGTGACCACGTCCTCCGGTGACTGCGGCCGATCGCCCAGCGCGCGCTGCGTCGCCATCACCAGCTGCGCCTGGTCGAGGTCCGGTTCGGCGAGGTGCAGCCGGGCGGTCACCAGTAGCTCCAGCGGATCGGCCTCGGTGACCAGCAACGGCATGCCGAGCCGGTCGGCGAGCAGCCGCGTGCCGGTCAGCGGCGCGAGCCCGGGCAGCAGCACCCCGGCACCGCCGGCGTCCGCGCTGCGCCGCAGCAGCGCGTCGATCCGCCAGTCGGTCGCGGACACCGGCCCGGCGACGAGCACGAGCTCACCGGGGGCCGGCAGATGCCCGGGGTCGAGCGTGGCCCGCACTGTCCGCAAAGGACGGTCGAGCTGCGCGCCACCGGCGAGGACACGGACGGCGTTTGCCCAATCGGGAACGGCGAGCAGGCGGCGCAGGTTCATCGCAGCACCGGCTCGGTGTCGATCCCGAACGCGCGTGGTCCGAGCACCGGCAGGTGCCGCGGATCGGTCCAGAACGAAGCGGCCGGCAGCCGGAGCACCGCGACCTCCACGCCCTCGCGGATCGCGTCGCAGCTGATCGGCACGCACGTTCGGCGGTCGGCGACCGTGAGCACGTCCGGGGTCGAGGCGACCGCGTGCCCGTCGCGCAACGCGAGCAGGTACTCGTTCTCCATCTCCAGCCGCAGCAACGAGCCGTCGCGGTGGTCGGTCAGCGTGACGCTGCCGCGACCGAAGCCGGGGCGGCCGTGCTCGCCGGGCCCGACGCGCCGGGACACCTCCAGTACGCGGCCGGTCGCGAGCACCTCACCCCTGATCGCCGCTGCGAGCGCCGCCGGGTCCGGGCTCTCGCCGAGCGCGAGCACCCGCCGGCCCAGCTCCAGCGCTCCGCTGACCGTGTCCAGGACCGCCGCCGCCGGCAGCGCCGAGGCGGGGATCGGGGCCAGCGCCAGGATGGCCCAGCCGCTGGAGCTGGCGAGGAAGGCGCGGGCGGTGCGCTCGATCGTCGCGTCGGAGCCGGTCGCCAGCACGAGCACCTGCCCGCTGGGTTCCGCGACCACGGCGGGCGCGAGCCCGCGGCCCACCGTGGCGACCGACAGCTGGTCGAGGCGGGGCAGGCCACGTCCCGACAGATCGGCGTCCACAACGGACAGACCCAGCTCGTGCGCGGCGACGATCGGCAGCAGCCCGTTGAGGCCGCCGACCTCGATCGAGATGAGGGCGTCCGCCCGCTCCGCGGTCCACCGCTCGATCGCGGCGACGGCGGTGGCGACCTCGTCACCGCCGGGCAGCTTCTCGGTGAACACCGCCGTGGCGCCGACGACCCCGACCGGGACGACCTTCGCCTCGGGGGGCAGGTCGCCGACCGGGGTCACGGCGGCAGGCAAGCGTTTGCGCAGCAGAGCCGCGGCGGTGATCGTGTCGCCGCCACCTCCCGAGCCGAGCAGCGCGACCCCGCGTTCCAGCGCGGGGACGTCCTGGGCCGTGATCTTCATGGAACCGCCTCATACCTGGCACAGTGCACTCGTGACGACGGTAGACGAACAGATGTCCGTGACGGCGGAAATGATCGTGGACGGGCGCGTGCCGACCGGCCCCGTGCTGTCCCGGACGGCCGGTGGGTCGCCTACCTGCTCGTCGAGGACGAGCTGTGGCTCGCCGCGGTGGACGGGAGCGAGCCGCCCCGGCAGCTGGCCGGCGGCGGGCGGTACCGCGCGCCGAGATGGGCGCCGGACTCGCGGTCGGTCTTCGTCCTGGCCGGTCAGCTGTACCGGGTGTGGCTCACCGGAGAGGCCGAGGTGCTGACCCGCTGGGAGGCCGGGATCAGCGACTGCCGCCCGCTGGCCGACCCCGATCTGGTCGTCCTGATCGCCCCTGAACACCGGGAGGACCAGGACATCCGGGTGTGCGGCCGGCACGTGGCTCCCGACCGGTTGTGGCTGCTCGACCTGCGCGACCGGAGCGTGCGCCTGGTTCGATCGCTGGCTCACCTAGGGACTGTCAGAGGTGACTTGCGGGCCGGTGCGGGTGGCGGAACCTGAGGCGGCCCCTCGCTGTGGGATCGCCTCTTCGTGACCGCCAGGTCACCACGTCGGCGCTGTCCTCTCGATGAGCCGCCCACCCGCCGGCCCACCACCACCCTCAACCGGCACGCTCCGCGCGGCTGCCTCGATTCAAACCCGCGGCGGTGCAAGCTGACGGCGCAGGCGCAAGCGGCTCGGCCGCTTATGAACACAACCTAGCCTCGACGGGCTCGAACGCGTACGGCAGGCCGAACGCCGCCGGGCCGAAGGTCGCCAGCGCCTCGGGTGTGCGCATGATGTCCGGGGTCGAGATGCCCACGACCGTCACGCGCTGGCCGTAGCGCAGCGTCTCGGTGGTGATCGGCTCCGCCGACTCCGACTCCAGCACGCAGATCAGGTCCGGCACGAGGCATTTCACCTCGCCGTCGACGAGCGCCACCAGGTTCTCGTTCTGGAACTCCAGCTCCAGCTTGTGCTCGCCGTCGAAGGACACCGCCGCCGCCCGGCCACGCGCGAAACCGGCCTCCGTGCGCCGTTCGACGTCGGAGATCTTGCCGCGGAACAGCACCCGCAGGTTCGAGTACAGGGTCGTGGAAAGCGCTTGCGCCAGCTGCGCGACCGGGTCCTTGCCCCGTCCTTCGCGGATCGCCCGGCCGACCTTCAGCGCCAGGGTGAGCGTGTTCGGGATCGCGGTGCGCTTGACGTCCGCGCCGCGCATCGAGTACTCCGCGATGTGCGCGACCCCGCCGAGCCGGATCGTCACCCCGCGCGCGATCCACTCCATCCGCCGGTTGTCGGCGCCGGTGTCGATCACGGTGACCTCGCCGCCCTCGCCCGCGACCGCCATCGGCGACCCCGGCACGCCGTACACGCCGAAGGTCTCCATCTGCAGCTCGGGAAACGCCCGGCCCATCCCGTCCGCGTCCACCACGGGCAGCCCGGTCCGGGCGCCGACGACGAGCGGGATCATCGAGTTGATCCCGCCGCACTCGATCGGCATCGTCGCCGCCGCCTTGACGCCGAGGTGCTTTTCCAGTGCCGCCAACGCCGTTTCGGGTTCGCGCCCGCTGGGCAGCTTCTCGAACACTACGGTCGGGGCGCCCATCTGCGCCGTCGGGATCACCAGCGCGTCGTCGTCGAGCTCGGCCGGGTCGAGGATGGTGACCGGGCCGAACTCGCGGATCGCCTGCCGCACCAGCAGCCGTCCGACGTACGGGTCGCCACCGCCGCCGGTGCCCAGCACCGCCGCGCCACGGGCGAGGTCTTCGAGGTGGTCTTCGGTCAGTTGCCAACTCACGCGGTGACTCCCACCGGGTCGATGTCGTATCCGAAGTACCGCGGGCCGGCCAGCTCGATCCCCGCCTCGGTGTGCCAGCGCGGGTCCGCCGGCGCGGCGATCACCGTGACCCGCTGGCCGAACCGCAGCAGCTCCGTGGTCACGGCCTCGCTGGTCTCGGTGTGCAGCACGCAGATCAGGTCCGGCACCGACGCCAGCACGACGCCGTCGCGCTCGGCGACCAGGTGCTCGTTCTGGAAGCGCAGCACCAGCTCGCGCCCCGCGTCATCGTCCATTCCGGACAGTCGCGCCTCGCCGCGCGCGAAGCCGGTCTGGGTGCGCCGCGCCACGTCGATCACCTTCCCGGTGAACAACGTCCGCCCGCCGAGCCGCTCGACCACCGCCGCGACCGACTTCGTCGAGCGGGCGAGCCTGCCCAGCTCCGCGCACAGGCTCAAGGTGCCGGGCACCATCGACTCTCGGGCCTGTGCTCCCGACATCGCGAACGTGCTGATCGCGGACGAGCAACCCATGTCGATGGCCGCCGAACGCGCGAGCCGCTCGGCCCAGTGGTTGTCCACCGTGTCGAGCACGCCGCGGTTGCCCTTCTCGTCGGCGTACGCCATCGGGGTCGCGCGGACGCCGTAGATCGTCGGCAACACCATCTGCAGCTCCGGGAACGCGCGGCCCATCCCGTCGGCGTCGACCAGCGGCAGGCCCAGCTGCGCGGCCGCCACCACCGGGATGAGCGAGTTGACCCCGCCGGCCTCGGCGCACGCGATGTGCGTCAGCTCCTTGCCCAGGTACCCGGCGAGCGTCCGGGCGGCGAGCCCGACCTGCTCGGCCGAGGGCAGCTTCTCCACCATCACCGTGGGCGCGCCCATCATCGCGACGGGAAGGACCATCGCGTCGTCGGGGACTTCTTCCAGCGCCACAAGGGGAACCGGCCCGTGCTCGCGCACCGCCGCGGCGGCCAGGAGACGCCCGATGTACGGGTCGCCACCGCCGCCGGTGCCGAGGATGGCCGCCCCTCGCGCCACGTCGTCCAGATGGTCATGCGTCAGCTCCTTCATGACGCCGACCCCAGCTGCAGGTCGCCGACCGCCTTGACGCGGATGCGGGTCGCGTTGCCGGGCAGGTAGGGGATCGGGACCTCGTCGAAGTCCACGATGTCCACACTGGACGGACTGGCACCCGCCGCGATCGCGCGGTCCACCGCCTCCTGCTTGGCCTCGTCGATCACCGCGTCGCGGCGGCCCGGTTCGATCGCGTACACCCGGTCGACCTCGCCGCCGATCTGCGCGATCGCCGCGCCGATGGCGTTCGCCACGGCGAAGTGGTCGGGGCGGTGCACCTCGCCGGAGCCGGAAAG
Proteins encoded in this region:
- a CDS encoding DUF917 domain-containing protein, translated to MKELTHDHLDDVARGAAILGTGGGGDPYIGRLLAAAAVREHGPVPLVALEEVPDDAMVLPVAMMGAPTVMVEKLPSAEQVGLAARTLAGYLGKELTHIACAEAGGVNSLIPVVAAAQLGLPLVDADGMGRAFPELQMVLPTIYGVRATPMAYADEKGNRGVLDTVDNHWAERLARSAAIDMGCSSAISTFAMSGAQARESMVPGTLSLCAELGRLARSTKSVAAVVERLGGRTLFTGKVIDVARRTQTGFARGEARLSGMDDDAGRELVLRFQNEHLVAERDGVVLASVPDLICVLHTETSEAVTTELLRFGQRVTVIAAPADPRWHTEAGIELAGPRYFGYDIDPVGVTA
- a CDS encoding class I SAM-dependent methyltransferase; protein product: MADEVFEHPRLAAIYDALESDRSDLDAYLAIADELAAHEVLDIGCGTGTFALLLADHGRRVTGVEPAKGSLDVARAKPGAGRVRWLHGDAGTLPPMRADLATMTANVAQAIAEPAAWDATLRGIHAALRPGGHLVFETRDPAFRAWEGWTREASHRFTEIPDGGAVESWVELVDLSLPLVTFRWTYVFASDGQVLTSDSTLRFRDRDEVEAALTAQGFAVAEVRGAPDRPGRELVFLAARR
- a CDS encoding DUF917 domain-containing protein gives rise to the protein MKITAQDVPALERGVALLGSGGGGDTITAAALLRKRLPAAVTPVGDLPPEAKVVPVGVVGATAVFTEKLPGGDEVATAVAAIERWTAERADALISIEVGGLNGLLPIVAAHELGLSVVDADLSGRGLPRLDQLSVATVGRGLAPAVVAEPSGQVLVLATGSDATIERTARAFLASSSGWAILALAPIPASALPAAAVLDTVSGALELGRRVLALGESPDPAALAAAIRGEVLATGRVLEVSRRVGPGEHGRPGFGRGSVTLTDHRDGSLLRLEMENEYLLALRDGHAVASTPDVLTVADRRTCVPISCDAIREGVEVAVLRLPAASFWTDPRHLPVLGPRAFGIDTEPVLR
- a CDS encoding DUF917 domain-containing protein, producing the protein MSWQLTEDHLEDLARGAAVLGTGGGGDPYVGRLLVRQAIREFGPVTILDPAELDDDALVIPTAQMGAPTVVFEKLPSGREPETALAALEKHLGVKAAATMPIECGGINSMIPLVVGARTGLPVVDADGMGRAFPELQMETFGVYGVPGSPMAVAGEGGEVTVIDTGADNRRMEWIARGVTIRLGGVAHIAEYSMRGADVKRTAIPNTLTLALKVGRAIREGRGKDPVAQLAQALSTTLYSNLRVLFRGKISDVERRTEAGFARGRAAAVSFDGEHKLELEFQNENLVALVDGEVKCLVPDLICVLESESAEPITTETLRYGQRVTVVGISTPDIMRTPEALATFGPAAFGLPYAFEPVEARLCS
- a CDS encoding MarR family winged helix-turn-helix transcriptional regulator, coding for MSETAIRVWERMRELVVDRHDRRKEVVERLGMSFVKTKALRLLAKRPMTMRELAEELLTDRPYATVLVDDLEQRGLVERTVHPDDRRSKIVSTTDTGRAAAAIATEIMGRPPASLLALPAAELAALDEILARVAD
- a CDS encoding helix-turn-helix domain-containing protein, producing the protein MNLRRLLAVPDWANAVRVLAGGAQLDRPLRTVRATLDPGHLPAPGELVLVAGPVSATDWRIDALLRRSADAGGAGVLLPGLAPLTGTRLLADRLGMPLLVTEADPLELLVTARLHLAEPDLDQAQLVMATQRALGDRPQSPEDVVTVLRDLLRSPVALLDDRGRPFAGELADARLVRVDEPVAQRIDLDDGVLLAHPALRPRPGLWVAAALKGTAAARAEIVPPALAVAAGAVQRWLLANRLELERDARSRAALLGDLLRLDAEPGADLRRRVADAGWRLGGWHIGLRIGASSTVDTVARTREVVRALGAEDTVIVEHGEGWTGWLTLDQEPTAARVRKLAARLRAAHQGLGRTLGTHMGVGRPHPRPEGLATTIAEATDAARLAATRPEAGHFLHVDQLGMAQLLLEWTRTDTFEPAARALVAPLRQAPGDLVRTLAAYLDAESSLAETAAVLGVHRNTVAARIARVEQLLDVDLGRRDERLALHLACRIVTMGD